In Nicotiana tabacum cultivar K326 chromosome 21, ASM71507v2, whole genome shotgun sequence, one DNA window encodes the following:
- the LOC107827526 gene encoding uncharacterized protein LOC107827526: MRFDSSTKKSDALCEFHQERGHKIEDCIVLRQEVVNMLRQGHLRELLSDKRRNNFAEGLEHQGPLKPPSPACTINMIIDGGDDASINGMKFTTTHKLKRSITREWYDKLEESITFNELDADGLTFRHNYALVITLRILDTDVKRIMVNDGSGA; this comes from the coding sequence ATGAGGTTCGACTCAAGCACCAAAAAATCTGACGCCCTCTGTGAGTTCCACCAGGAGCGTGGGcacaaaatagaagattgcatAGTCCTCAGACAAGAAGTCGTAAACATGTTGCGGCAGGGACACCTCAGAGAGCTGTTAAGTGACAAAAGGAGAAATAACTTCGCCGAAGGACTTGAACACCAAGGTCCGCTGAAGCCGCCATCACCAGCTTGTactatcaacatgatcatcgaCGGTGGTGATGATGCCTCCATCAACGGCATGAAGTTTACCACCACTCACAAGCTCAAGCGATCTATCACCCGCGAATGGTATGacaaactcgaagaaagtatcaccTTCAATGAATTAGATGCCGATGGTTTGACTTTCCGTCATAACTATGCCCTCGTCATTACTTTACGCATTTTAGATACTGATGTTAAACGTATAATGGTGAACGATGGAAGTGGAGCGTGA